A genomic region of Bradyrhizobium sp. ORS 278 contains the following coding sequences:
- a CDS encoding acyl carrier protein, whose translation MSVRLRIIAAIKQIAEEQKVKLPPLTDELTLHETGFDSLAFAILVARLEDDLGVDPFTLSEEVTFPNTIGDFIRAYENVPA comes from the coding sequence ATGTCGGTACGGTTAAGAATCATTGCAGCGATCAAGCAGATTGCCGAGGAGCAGAAGGTCAAGCTGCCGCCGCTCACCGATGAGCTCACCCTGCACGAGACCGGATTCGACTCGCTCGCCTTCGCGATCCTGGTCGCCCGTCTCGAGGACGATCTCGGCGTCGATCCGTTCACCCTGTCTGAAGAGGTCACGTTCCCCAACACGATCGGCGACTTCATCAGGGCTTATGAGAATGTCCCCGCGTGA
- a CDS encoding class I adenylate-forming enzyme family protein has product MSPREVFALRDHLGTDLTERTISDPRHVVGLAELSRKSCLGGRIGELDGRSVLVATSGQLLAGLALVEIDGVARRMLLCPPDLKSEHLTSIIADAGIDAVVTDEPERFADCGIDRVVLVGLPQPVACMAQTVRATEWLMLTSGTSGVPKIVGHTLDGLCGAIIGDRPAPGDALPVWATFYDIRRYGGLQIFLRAIVGGGSMVLSDPGEALSDHVARLNASGVSHISGTPSHWRKLLMSGSAEQFAPRYVRLSGEIADQAVLDGLKQAFPNSSIGHAYASTEAGVGFAVNDGLEGFPATLLGEGLGAVDMKIVDGSLRIRSKRAAHAYVGRAAAALTDADGYVDTGDMVELRGDRYYFVGRRNGIINVGGLKVHPEEIEAVINGHPAVRMSRAKSRRSPITGGIVVAEVVLTADGDPARADAVRNEILAECRARLAAHKVPAMLRFVPALDVTPAGKLARTDA; this is encoded by the coding sequence ATGTCCCCGCGTGAGGTCTTTGCGCTGCGCGACCATCTCGGCACTGACCTGACCGAGCGGACCATTTCGGATCCGCGTCACGTCGTCGGGCTGGCCGAGCTGTCGCGCAAAAGCTGTCTCGGCGGCCGCATCGGCGAGCTCGACGGCCGCTCGGTGCTGGTCGCAACCTCCGGCCAGCTGCTGGCGGGCTTGGCCTTGGTCGAGATCGACGGCGTGGCCCGGCGCATGCTGCTGTGCCCGCCGGATCTGAAGAGCGAGCATCTGACCAGCATCATCGCGGACGCCGGAATTGATGCTGTGGTCACCGACGAGCCGGAACGCTTCGCAGATTGCGGGATCGATCGCGTGGTCCTGGTCGGGCTGCCGCAGCCCGTCGCATGCATGGCGCAGACGGTGCGGGCGACCGAATGGCTGATGCTGACGTCGGGAACGTCGGGCGTTCCGAAGATCGTCGGCCACACGCTGGATGGCCTATGCGGCGCCATCATCGGCGATCGACCGGCCCCTGGCGATGCGCTTCCGGTGTGGGCGACGTTCTACGACATCCGCCGCTATGGCGGACTGCAGATCTTTCTCCGCGCGATCGTCGGCGGCGGCTCCATGGTGCTGTCCGATCCGGGCGAGGCGCTGTCCGATCACGTCGCGCGTCTGAATGCGAGCGGAGTCTCGCACATCTCTGGCACGCCGTCGCATTGGCGCAAGCTGCTGATGAGCGGCTCGGCCGAGCAATTCGCTCCGCGTTATGTGCGGCTGTCGGGCGAGATCGCCGACCAAGCCGTGCTCGACGGTCTGAAGCAGGCGTTCCCGAATTCCTCGATCGGACACGCCTATGCCTCGACGGAAGCGGGAGTCGGCTTTGCTGTCAATGACGGACTGGAGGGCTTTCCCGCCACGCTGCTCGGCGAGGGCCTCGGTGCCGTTGACATGAAGATCGTCGACGGATCGTTGCGCATCCGCTCCAAGCGTGCGGCGCATGCCTATGTCGGGCGCGCCGCGGCGGCGCTGACCGACGCCGACGGCTATGTCGACACCGGCGACATGGTTGAGCTGCGTGGCGATCGCTACTACTTCGTCGGACGGCGCAACGGCATCATCAATGTCGGCGGCCTGAAGGTGCATCCCGAGGAGATCGAGGCCGTGATCAATGGCCATCCGGCCGTCCGGATGTCGCGCGCGAAATCGCGCCGCAGCCCGATCACCGGCGGCATCGTCGTAGCCGAGGTCGTCCTGACGGCGGACGGCGATCCGGCGCGCGCCGACGCTGTTCGCAACGAGATCCTCGCCGAGTGCCGCGCGCGTCTCGCGGCCCACAAGGTGCCGGCGATGCTCCGCTTCGTGCCGGCGCTCGACGTCACTCCGGCCGGCAAGCTGGCGCGCACCGATGCGTAA
- a CDS encoding SDR family NAD(P)-dependent oxidoreductase — protein sequence MRNVLVTGGSRGIGLAIARRLAGAGFDVIAVARRESEELRAAVAEFSASSAGIHFRACDLSAVDAIPAFVKSVRDEFGPLYGLVNNAGIGTEGLLATMHNSEIEGLVRLNVLAPMILTKYVVRHMMAAGEGRIVNISSIIASTGYNGLSVYGATKAAANGFTRSLAREVGKVGITVNAIAPGFIATELTQSMDESQQQRIAGRSALRRLPETSDVAAMVEFLLGEGGRNVTGAVLTVDAGNTA from the coding sequence ATGCGTAACGTCCTGGTCACCGGTGGAAGCCGCGGCATCGGACTTGCGATCGCCCGCAGGCTCGCCGGCGCGGGCTTTGATGTGATCGCGGTCGCCCGACGCGAGAGCGAGGAACTGCGCGCGGCCGTCGCCGAATTCAGCGCGAGCAGCGCCGGCATCCATTTCCGCGCCTGCGACCTCAGCGCGGTCGATGCGATCCCGGCCTTCGTGAAGTCGGTACGCGACGAGTTCGGCCCGCTCTATGGCCTCGTCAACAATGCCGGCATCGGGACCGAGGGCCTGCTCGCGACCATGCACAATTCGGAGATCGAGGGCCTCGTGCGCCTCAATGTGCTGGCGCCGATGATCCTGACCAAATACGTCGTGCGGCACATGATGGCCGCGGGCGAGGGGCGTATCGTCAACATCTCCTCGATCATCGCGAGCACCGGCTATAACGGCCTGTCCGTCTACGGCGCCACCAAGGCGGCGGCCAACGGCTTCACCCGATCGCTGGCGCGCGAGGTCGGCAAGGTCGGCATCACCGTGAACGCGATCGCGCCGGGCTTCATCGCCACCGAGTTGACGCAAAGCATGGACGAGTCGCAGCAGCAGCGCATCGCCGGCCGCAGCGCGCTGCGTAGGTTGCCCGAGACCTCGGACGTCGCCGCGATGGTCGAGTTCCTGCTCGGCGAGGGCGGGCGCAACGTCACCGGCGCGGTGCTGACCGTCGATGCGGGCAATACCGCCTGA
- a CDS encoding heavy metal translocating P-type ATPase encodes MFERILRWTLVAIAVAGLAAGGLAYAVGRSELAGIAFTASTVPVIAGLIVSIVRDVLAGRVGVDAIALVSMSAAIVLGEPLAGAVVALMYSGGNVLEDIAVARAEHDLRALVDRAPRLAHRWRDDRIEDVEVADVAVGDRLMVRAGEIVPVDGVVETVLAVIDESALTGEPIPVSKTRGMAILSGSLNTGETFELSVTATAGESTYAGIVKLVTAAQTAKAPFVRLADRYALIFLPVSLAIAAAAWFASGDLIRALAVMVAATPCPLILAAPVAFIAGVAQAARSGILVKGGGKLEALARAHTVLFDKTGTLTVGGARLLSVEAAPGEDADSVLLLGASLEQASHHVLAHAIVEAGQARGLKLKVPERVREAMGSGLEGVIDGRRISAGSPDLILGNHAPPPWAGRAIRRASWRSALIVLVAVDGKPIGALLLADELRADTPRAIRWLREAGIARMVMVTGDRAAAAQAIGAALDLDAVLADRVPSDKVDAVRSEQRLHPTIMVGDGINDAPALASADVGIALGARGASASSEAADVVILADRLDRVGEAIVIAQRARRIALESIIAGMALSFIAMGAAAFGLLQPVPAALVQEAIDVAVILNALRALLPAGRARTGRITVEDGQGLRHDHQALLRGLDRLRAIVDTLDEAPPERAVSLIVEANAVVQDQVVAHERDDEGSVYPRLARLLQDSHGLSAMSRAHREILHLARLLGRVVEDLPSEKVDRYLIRDAQRVIEAIETLVRMHTAQEDDIYEAVAARSAA; translated from the coding sequence ATGTTCGAACGCATCCTGCGATGGACCCTCGTCGCAATCGCCGTCGCGGGCCTCGCCGCGGGCGGCCTTGCGTATGCGGTCGGCCGATCCGAGCTTGCCGGGATCGCCTTCACCGCCTCCACCGTTCCGGTCATCGCCGGCCTGATCGTCTCGATCGTCCGCGATGTCCTGGCCGGCCGTGTCGGCGTCGACGCGATCGCGCTGGTGTCGATGAGCGCGGCCATCGTGCTCGGCGAGCCGCTGGCGGGCGCCGTGGTGGCGCTGATGTATTCCGGCGGGAACGTGCTCGAGGACATCGCGGTCGCGCGTGCCGAGCACGATCTGCGCGCACTGGTCGACCGGGCGCCACGCCTGGCGCACCGCTGGCGGGATGATCGCATCGAGGATGTCGAGGTCGCCGACGTCGCCGTTGGCGACCGGCTGATGGTCCGGGCCGGCGAGATCGTACCGGTGGACGGCGTGGTCGAGACGGTCCTGGCGGTGATCGATGAATCGGCGCTGACGGGCGAGCCGATCCCAGTGTCGAAGACGCGGGGCATGGCGATCCTGTCGGGCTCGCTGAACACCGGTGAGACGTTCGAGCTGTCGGTTACCGCGACCGCGGGGGAGAGCACCTATGCCGGCATCGTCAAGCTGGTGACCGCGGCGCAGACCGCGAAGGCGCCGTTCGTGCGACTCGCCGATCGCTATGCGCTGATCTTCCTGCCGGTGAGCCTGGCGATCGCAGCCGCGGCCTGGTTTGCCTCCGGCGATTTGATCCGGGCCCTTGCGGTGATGGTCGCTGCGACGCCGTGTCCGCTGATCCTGGCGGCGCCGGTTGCCTTTATCGCCGGGGTGGCGCAGGCCGCGCGCAGCGGCATCCTGGTGAAGGGCGGCGGCAAGCTGGAAGCGCTCGCGCGGGCGCATACCGTGCTGTTCGACAAGACCGGCACGTTGACCGTCGGCGGTGCGCGGTTGCTCTCTGTGGAGGCGGCGCCCGGCGAGGATGCTGACAGCGTGCTGCTGCTCGGCGCCTCGCTGGAGCAGGCCTCCCACCATGTCCTGGCGCATGCCATTGTCGAGGCCGGCCAGGCCCGAGGGCTCAAGCTCAAGGTCCCGGAGCGTGTCAGGGAGGCGATGGGCTCGGGCCTCGAGGGCGTCATCGACGGCCGCCGCATCAGCGCCGGTTCGCCTGACCTGATCCTCGGCAATCACGCCCCGCCGCCGTGGGCCGGACGCGCCATCCGCCGCGCGTCCTGGCGCTCGGCGCTGATCGTGCTCGTCGCCGTCGATGGCAAACCGATCGGCGCGCTGTTGCTGGCAGATGAATTGCGCGCCGACACGCCGCGCGCGATCCGCTGGCTGCGCGAGGCCGGTATCGCCCGCATGGTCATGGTGACCGGCGACCGCGCCGCTGCAGCGCAGGCGATCGGCGCGGCGCTCGATCTCGATGCGGTTCTGGCCGATCGCGTGCCATCGGATAAGGTCGATGCCGTCAGGAGCGAGCAGCGGCTTCACCCGACCATCATGGTTGGCGACGGCATCAACGATGCGCCGGCGCTCGCCTCGGCCGATGTCGGCATCGCGCTCGGCGCCCGCGGCGCCAGCGCCTCGTCGGAGGCGGCTGATGTGGTCATTCTCGCCGACCGGCTCGATCGCGTCGGTGAGGCGATCGTGATCGCGCAGCGTGCGCGGAGGATCGCGCTGGAGAGCATCATCGCCGGCATGGCGCTGTCATTCATCGCGATGGGCGCCGCGGCATTCGGCTTGCTGCAGCCGGTGCCTGCTGCGCTGGTGCAGGAGGCGATCGATGTCGCCGTGATCCTCAACGCGCTGCGGGCGCTGCTGCCGGCCGGCCGGGCGCGGACGGGCCGGATCACGGTGGAGGACGGTCAGGGCCTGCGGCACGATCATCAGGCGCTGCTGCGCGGACTGGATCGGCTGCGCGCGATCGTCGATACGCTCGATGAGGCCCCGCCGGAGCGAGCGGTGTCGCTGATCGTCGAAGCCAATGCCGTTGTGCAAGACCAGGTCGTCGCACATGAGCGCGATGACGAAGGCTCGGTCTATCCGCGGCTGGCTCGGCTGCTGCAGGACAGCCACGGCCTGTCCGCGATGAGCCGGGCGCATCGCGAGATCCTGCATCTGGCGCGCCTGCTTGGGCGGGTGGTCGAGGACCTGCCGTCCGAGAAGGTCGACCGCTATCTGATCCGCGATGCCCAGCGGGTGATCGAGGCAATCGAGACGCTGGTGCGCATGCATACCGCGCAGGAGGACGACATCTACGAGGCCGTGGCGGCGCGCTCGGCCGCTTGA